Proteins from a single region of Streptomyces spectabilis:
- a CDS encoding LysR family transcriptional regulator, whose protein sequence is MAEHDLAPHELRIIVAVADTRSFSGAAAALGLTQSAVSHSVRGTEQKIGAVLFERGRGGAAPTAAGESAVAHARRVLRLLETLAAEARAAADGGGPVAVAGPLRIAAFRSAALHLLPAALTRLRARHPGIEPEVRVVRELGRGTAGEVADGRADVGIATIGTTSPVPAGLVGGVLVEEPYAFVHPAGHPDPRSLPLVDWAENCTSYTRDWWARQDWLPRATTRTEDDGAVLALVSAGHAMAVMPALSLTGAPPSVAVTDLGPGRPTRSVGYVTTPEQAATHVVRALIRELRAAAAEAAVSNSRKPEYL, encoded by the coding sequence ATGGCCGAGCACGACCTCGCCCCGCACGAGCTGCGGATCATCGTGGCCGTCGCGGACACCCGCAGCTTCTCCGGCGCCGCCGCGGCCCTCGGCCTGACGCAGTCCGCCGTCTCGCACTCGGTGCGCGGCACGGAGCAGAAGATCGGCGCCGTGCTCTTCGAGCGCGGCCGCGGGGGAGCCGCGCCCACCGCGGCGGGCGAGAGCGCCGTCGCCCATGCCCGGCGCGTGCTGCGGCTCCTGGAGACCCTCGCCGCCGAGGCGCGCGCCGCCGCCGACGGTGGCGGCCCGGTCGCCGTCGCCGGGCCGCTGCGCATCGCCGCGTTCCGCAGCGCGGCCCTGCATCTGCTCCCGGCCGCGCTCACGCGGCTGCGCGCCCGCCACCCCGGCATCGAGCCCGAGGTCCGCGTGGTGCGGGAGCTGGGGCGCGGCACCGCGGGCGAGGTCGCCGACGGCCGCGCCGACGTCGGCATCGCCACCATCGGCACGACCTCACCGGTACCGGCCGGGCTCGTCGGCGGCGTACTGGTGGAGGAGCCCTACGCGTTCGTGCACCCGGCAGGGCATCCGGACCCGCGCTCCCTGCCCCTCGTCGACTGGGCCGAGAACTGCACCTCGTACACCCGCGACTGGTGGGCGCGGCAGGACTGGCTGCCGCGGGCCACCACGCGGACCGAGGACGACGGCGCGGTGCTCGCGCTGGTGAGCGCCGGGCACGCCATGGCGGTCATGCCCGCCCTGTCGCTCACGGGGGCGCCGCCGAGCGTGGCGGTCACCGATCTCGGGCCCGGCCGGCCGACCCGCTCCGTGGGCTATGTCACTACGCCCGAGCAGGCCGCGACGCACGTGGTCAGAGCGCTGATCCGGGAGCTGAGAGCGGCCGCCGCGGAGGCCGCCGTCTCAAATAGTAGGAAGCCCGAGTATTTGTAG